Part of the Coriobacteriaceae bacterium genome is shown below.
CCAACGCCAGCAACAACGTCGCTGCCGGTATGGACTTCCCCAACCCCGATAAGCAGGGCAAGGGTAAGAAGCGCAAGGGCGGTCACGGCAACGATGAGGACCACTACAGCCGCATGGCTCGTGAGGCCGAGGAGTACAGTCGCGAGAAGGTGCTCGAGGAGGCTCGTGCCGCCGTCGAGGAGGCCTCTCGCGAGTCCACTGGTCGCCGCAAAAAGCGCAAAGAGAAGCGCGAGCGCGAGGCCGCAAAGGCTCAGGAGGAGCGCAAGATTGAGGAGGCGCTGGCCCAGGGCGTGAACCCCGAGGAGCTCGACGCCATCAAGGTCTCCCAGGGCGTTACCGTCCAGGAGCTCGCCGAGGCGCTCGACGTTCCGGCCAACGACATCATCAAGCGCCTGTTCCTGCTGGGCTCGCCGCTTACCATGACGCAGTCCATGTCCGACGACCTCGTCGAGCTCGTTGCCGACGACCTGGGTCGCCAGATCAAGATCATCACCCCCGAGGAGGAGAACACCTTCTCGTTCTATGACGATCCCGCCGACCTTAAGCCGCGCGCCCCGGTCGTCACCGTCATGGGCCACGTCGACCACGGCAAGACGAGCCTGCTCGACGCCATCCGCCACACCGGTGTCGCTGCCGGCGAGGCGGGCGGCATCACTCAGGCCATCGGCGCTTCGCAGGTCATGATCAACGACCGCAAGATCACCTTCATCGATACCCCGGGCCACGCCACCTTTACGGCTATGCGTGCCCGCGGCGCCAAGGTGACCGACATCGTCATCCTAATCGTGGCTGCCGACGACGGCGTCATGCCTCAGACCATCGAGTCGATCAACCACGCCAAGGCCGCCGGCGTACCCATCGTCGTCGCCGTCAACAAGATTGATAAGCCGGGCGCCAACCCCGACCGCGTGCGCCAGGAGCTCACCGAGTACGGCATCATCCCCGAGGAGTGGGGCGGACAGAACATGTTCGTCAACATCTCGGCCAAGCAGAAGATCGGTATCGACGACCTGCTCGAGACCGTGCTGCTCCAGGCCGACGTGCTCGAGCTCAAGGCCAACCCCGACACCTTTGCCTCCGGTAACGTCCTCGAGGCTAAGCTCGACAAGGGCCGCGGTTCGGTTGCCACGGTTCTCGTGACACGCGGTACCCTGCACGTGGGCGATACGCTGGTCGCCGGCCTTACCTACGGCCGCGTCCGCGCCATGCTCGACCCCAAGGGCAATGCCGTCACCGAGGCCGGCCCCTCCGACGCCGTCGAGATCCTGGGCCTGCAGTCCGTGCCCAACGCCGGTGACGAGTTCCGCGTGTTCGAGGATGAGCGCGAGGCTCGCGCCCTGGCGGATGAGCGTTCGCTCAAGGCCCGTATCGAGGAGCAGAGCCGCGTGAAGCACGTCACGCTCGAGAACCTCTTCGAGACCATCGCCGATGCCGAGGTCAAGGAGCTCAACCTGATCATCAAGGCCGACGTCCAGGGTTCCATCGAGGCCCTTCAGGACTCGCTCGACAAGATGGATCAGTCCGAGGTCCGCATCAACACGATCCACTCCGCCGTCGGTGCCATCAACGAGACCGACGTCGTCCTGGCCGACGCCTCCAACGCCATCATCATCGGCTTTGGCGTGCGTCCCGACGGCAAGGCCCGCTCCGCAGCCGAGCGCGAGGGCGTCGAGATTCGTTGCTACGACGTTATCTATAAGTGCCTCGAGGAGCTCGACGCTGCCCGCATCGGCATGCTCAAGCCCACCGAGGTCGAGGTCTCCACGGGTACCGCGACCGTCCTGGACACCTTCAAGGTGCCCAAAGTCGGCATCGCCGCCGGTGTCCGCGTCGAGGAGGGCGAGATCGCCGCGACCGATTCCGTGCGCCTGGTGCGTGACGGCATTGTGGTCTTCAACGGCAAGATTGCCTCGATGCGCCACTACAAGGACGAGGCCAAGAGCCTCAAGAGCGGTTCCGAGGGCGGCATTGGCCTGGAGAACTTCCAGGACATCAAGCCCGGCGATCAGATCGAGGGTTACCGCATCGACCAGGTTGCCCGTACCGAGTAGGGGGTAGCGCTATGAAGCAAACGCAGGCAACCCGCCGTTTGGGCGAGCAGCTTCGCGAGAAGCTTGGTTATATCCTGCTCTTTGAGGTTTCCGATCCGCGTCTCGACCTGGTCACCCTGACTGCGGTCGAGGTCGCGGTGGACCGTTCGTTCGCACGCGTGTACGTGTCGTGCGATGCGAGCCGCTACGATGAGGTCATGGAGGCGCTTGCCAGCGCCAAGGGCCGTATTCGCAGCCTGTTGGCTCGCTCGCTCGATTGGCGCGTCACGCCCGAGCTCGATTTTCGCATCGATCGCTCGACCGATGAGGCCGAGCGCATCACGCGTGCGCTGGAAAACGTTCCGGCCACGCTTGCGATCGAAAAGGACGAGGACGGCTACCCCATAGCGGATGCCGCCCAGGAGGCAGCTTTAGATGACTAATTCCGCCGATCTCGCCTCGTGCGAGTCTGCAGATATTAAACGACGCATCCTCGAGCTCATCGAGGGTGCGTCCTCCATTGCGATCTCGGGTCACACCTCTCCCGACGGCGATGCCCTGGGCTCCGTGTTGGGCCTGGGCCTTTCGCTTATGAAGGTGTTCCCCGACAAGGACATCGCCCTGCTGCTGGCAGACGACGATCCCGTTCCGCGCATCTACCGTTTTATGGAGGGCGCCGATCTGCTGGTGCCGGCATCTGCCTACACCGGCAACCCGGACCTGTTCATTTCGGTAGACGTGCCGGTCGTCGAGCGCCTCAATAATTCCGCCGAGGTGTTGCGTCGTTCGGCTCACGTGGCGTGCTTTGACCATCACCCGGCACGCGAGGAGTTTGCCGAGGTCAGCCTTAGGTGTGTCAATGCCGCTGCTTGCGCCATGATCATCGACCGCTTTTTGGCCGATTGCGGTATTACCGCAAGCGACAGCATCGCCACCTGCCTGCTGTGCGGTCTGGTCACCGACACCGGTCGTTTTCAGTATCAGAACGCCGATGCTGCAGCGTTTCATGCCGCCTCGCGTCTGGTGGCGCACGGTGCCGATCCGGCGCGCGTCGCGCTCGAGGTCTACCAGAGCATGCGTGTCGAGTTCTTGCACCTCAAGTCCATCGTCATGGGTCGCATCAAGACGGTCGCGCGCGGGCGCGTGGCATATAGCTACGCGTACGAGAGTGACCTCAAGGAATGCGGCGTCACCTCGGATGAGTGCGACGGCCTGGTCGATGTGGTGCGCTCGGTGATGGGCGTCGAGGTCTGCCTGTTCCTTAAGGGCATCGAGGGCGATACTAAGGTGCGCGGCAACCTGCGCTCCAAGGGCGATCTTGATGTTTCCGAGATTGCGGCCAACTTTGGCGGAGGTGGGCACCACGCTGCCGCCGGCTTTACCAACGCCGGAACGATTTCCGAGACGCTCACCGCGGCACTTCCCATGCTGGCCGAGCTGGTAGGGGAGGATCCCGCTTCGGTGACCGTCGAGCTCTAACTTTTTGGATGGTACATGGCTCGTCGTACACCTTCTCAACTCAATATGCTGCTCGCCGTCGATAAGCCGGTGGGCTGCACGTCCCACGACGTGGTTTCGCAATGCCGACGCGCCCTCCATGAGCGGCGCGTCGGTCATGCCGGAACGCTCGACCCCATGGCATCGGGTGTCATGGTGGTGGGCGTAGGCCAGGCAACGCGTCTGCTGGGCATGCTCACGCTCGATACCAAAAGCTACGTCGCCGACATTTCGTTTGGCGTCGAGACCAATACCGATGATGCGGAGGGCGAGGCCGTCCGCACAGTGCCCATTGCCGCCGACTTGCGCGATCCGGCCTATGCCCGCGAGCGCCTGTGCGCCATGCTGGGCCCTCAGATGCAGGTGCCGCCGGCGTTTTCGGCCATTTCGGTCAACGGCGTGCGCGCCTATAAGTCTGCGCGCGAGGGCAATGCCGTGTCGCTGCCCCCGCGTCCGGTCGAGGTGTACTCCGCTAACCTGATTGCCGTGAGCGGCGAGGGCGAAGCGTGCGTTTGGACCGTGGCGTTTTCGGTGAGTAAGGGCACCTATATCCGTGCGCTCGCTCGCGACCTGGGTCGTGCCTGCGACAACGCGGCGCATATTTCTGCATTGCGCCGTACGGCCTCCGGTGTTGTTTCCATCGGTGCCTGTCATGCGGTCGAGGAACTTTCTGCCGAGTCCGCTGCCGGCTTTGCCCTGGATCCCATTGCGGCACTGGGCGCCACGCGCGTCGACTTGCCGGGTGATCTTGCCGACGATCTGCTGTGCGGACGTCGTATTCCTATTGAGCGCGCGCTTGCGAGCTTCGATGCGTCGAAGGCGCCGTTTGCGCTGGTGCTCGATGGCGGGCTCAAGGCGCTTGCCCGTATCGAGGGCGGCCGCTTTGTTATGGAGCATGTCTTTCCGCAGGCGATCGGCGGTGTTCGATGATGCTGGCCTCCCACGAGCTCGCGCGTATTTTTTTCGCGGGCGAGTCGGATGAGGCCCGCATCGTCGCCGCCGATGCATTTGATGATTGCGCGTGCCTGGGTGCCGCGTCGATCGCCATCGGCGTGTTCGACGGCGTGCATCGGGGGCATCGCGAATTGATCGACGCGGTCGTTCGCGATGCGCGTGACCATGGCTGCAAGGCGGTCGTGGTCACCTTCGATCCCGACCCGGACGTGGTGGTGAGCCCTACGCCCGCGCAAAAATTGATGACGACGGCTGACCGTCTGCATGCCCTGGCTCTCACCGGGGTCGATGCGGTCGTGGCCGTTCCCTTTACGCCCGCGGTGGCGGCACTCGACCACGTAGGCTTTCTTAAGCTGCTGTCGCGCGTCGTCGATATCCGCTCGATTCGCGTGGGTAGCGACTTTAGGTTGGGCCGCGGCGGTGCCTCGGGCGTTGCCGAGATGCAGGCATGGGGAGCCGAGCGCGGCGTTGACGTCTATGGCCACGAGCTGCTGTGCGTCGATGGGCAGACGATCTGCGCCACCCGTATTCGCCAGGAGCTGCGCCGGGGTCATGTTGAGCTTGCCGCCGAGCTGCTCGGCCGCCCGTATATGCTGCGAGGTATTGTTGCCGGCGGTCGTCACCAGGGCTCCGACATGGGTTTTCCCACGGCAAATATTCAGGTGCCCGAGGGCATTCAGGTGCCTGCCGATGGCGTCTACGAGGGCTTGGTGCTGGTCGACGATACCGTATGGCCTGCCGCCGTCAACGTGGGCCTGCCGCCGACGTATGCCGACGATGCCGCCTCGGCTCATCTCGAGGCCAACTTGATCGGGTATGCAGGCGACCTGTACGGCGCCTCGGTTTCGCTGGCGTTTACACGTTGGCTGCGCCCGTCGCGCGTGTTCGATTCGCTGGACGAGCTTATCGCGACCGTCGAGGGTAATATTGACGATATCCGTCATCATTTGGGTGAGCAGGGGGTGAGCATCCGTGATTAGCGATGAGGAAAAAGACCAGGTGCGCGCTGCGTCCGACCTGGTTGCCATCGTGCAGGAAACGGTTGAGCTCAAGCCCCGCGGCCATGAGTTTTGGGGTTGCTGCCCCTTTCATGGCGAAAAGACCCCGTCGTTTCACATTATCCCCGCCACGCAGGTGTGGCACTGCTTTGGCTGTGGCGAGGGCGGCGACGTCTTCACCTACATCATGAAGCGCGAGAACCTGAGCTTCCCTGAGTCGATTCGCTACCTGGCCGACCGTGCCGGCATTGAGCTGCACGATACCGGCGCCTATCGCGAGCGCGGCACCAAGCGTGCCCGCATCTACGACCTGTGCGCCGAGACCGCCCAGTTCTACCACACCATGCTCATGCGCGGTAAGGACAGCCGTCCGCGCGAGTATTTCGCCAGCCGCGGTATGGGCGGCGACGTCTGCCGCCGCTACTGCCTGGGTTTTGCGCCGGGTCGCAACGCGCTGGTGTCGCATCTGTCGCAGGCAGACTTTACCCCGCAGGAAATGATCGATGCCAACGTGGCCGTGAGCCGTGGGCGTGGGCAGCTTGCCGACCGTTTTTACGACCGCGTGATGTTTCCCATCTTTGATGAGCAGGGTCATAACATCGCCTTTGGCGGGCGCATTATGGGCGACGGCCAGCCTAAGTACCTCAACACCGCCGAGACGAGCGTGTTCCATAAAAAGCGAAACCTCTACGGCTTTAACTGGGCTAAGGAGTTTATCGTCGCGCAGGATACCGCCATCGTGGTGGAGGGATATACCGACTGTATCGCCTGCTGGGAGGCGGGGATCAAAAACGTCGTCGCCACGCTGGGTACGGCGTTGACGGAACATCATGTAAAGACGCTCACCCGTTTTGCCAAGCGCATTGTATATATGTTCGATGGCGACGCTGCCGGTCAAAAGGCCGCGCGCCGCGCGATTCAGTTTATCGAGCAGGATTCGATGGACCTGCGCTGCGTGGTGCTTCCCGACGGCAACGACCCCATGGAGTTCATCACCGCGCATGGTGGCGAGGCGTTGCAGGCGCGTATCGACGCCGCCGAGCCCCTCATGGACTTTGTGTACCGCTCACTGCAGGAGTCGAGCGACATTTCCACGCCGGGCGGTCGTGCCAAGGCGCTCGAGGATGCGCTGACGCTCATCTATCCGCTGCGCAATAGCTACATGATCGATACGTACTTTATCCAGATTGCCGACCTGCTGGGGTTGGACTTGGAGACGGTGCGTTCGAGCTCGGGCCGTGTGTTTCGCGATGTTGCCAAGCGCGAGGACGCCGAGCGTCGTCGCGAGCAGAACTACGAGCGCCAGCGGGCGCAAACCGAGCGTGCAGGCAGCGCGGGCGTTCGGGCATCAGGTTCGCAGGGGGTGTCTCGCGGTGTCTGGGCGTCGGGGGTGACGCCGCCGGTGTCCGCACCGGTCGAGGAAGAGCCGTATGACTATGTGCCGCTTGAGGCCTACGGGGCCGCGCCGGCCGAGGTCGTCGACGATATGCCGCCTATCGATGTGCCGGCTGGTATGGATGGCGCGGCGCCGGCCGCCGATGCTTCTGGCGCGTCCGCGCCGACGATGCCAATCGTGCTGACCGACCTGGAGCGAAAGTCTTTGGCGGGGGAGCGCGAGCTGCTGACGATGCTCACGAGCTATCCCGACCTGTTCCGCACGTATGCCGACCGCATCTGCTCGATCGAGTGGGTAGATCCGCGCCACGAGTCCATCGCATGGGCCGTGCTCGCGACGCCGCCGGGCACCGACCCCACGGCGTGTATGGATGCGGCGCGCGCGGTGTGTCCCGAGGCAGCGTCGCTTGTCAGCGCCGGACGCATTTCGTCGACGAGTAAGCATCCCACCGAGACGAACATCGTGTTTATGCTTGATACCCTTGAGCTCTACACCATCAAGCGCCGCATGCGCGCCGCGCAGGCAAAGCTTCGTCAGGACCGGTCGCTCGACGATGAGGCGCGCCGTGTGCTGACGATGCAGGCGATGCAAGATTCTCAGCGCCAGCGCGAGCTCCAAAAGTCGATCGGCGGCGTGGCTGACCCGTTCCGTTTGATCGGTTTGGAGACAACGGGTGCCGATCAGGCCTAGATGTTGTGGTCAACCAGCGTATTTGCGCCTATATCCAGTCTGATTTTTGGGTATAGACGTCAATGTGTGTGCTAAAGTAATGAGTCCTGTGGACTATGAAGGGAGAATCTGTGCCAAAAAAGAGTGAGAGCACGGGTACTGGGCTGGAATCCTACGTTGCAAAGCTCATGGGCAACGGCTCAAACAGGACTTCGGTAACCGAGGACGAGATTCAGGTCGCCCTGAAGGATATCGATGTGTCTGACGAGCAGCTCAACGCGGTGTATTCCGCGCTGCGCAACAGCGGCATCCAGATTATCTCCGCGAGCGGAAACGACGACGCCCCCATGGACGTCGACGATGACGATAACGATAGCGATACCGATGATTTCGATGACGACGAGCACGATTCCGGCTCGCTCGACGATCACGAGCTTAAGATGGCCCGTCAGGCCGACGCCGAGATGGGTTCTTCCAAGAGCAAGAAGAAGCGCACCGTGCGAACGTCCCGTTCGCGTTCGCGCGTGCGCGGCATCGATGCCTCCACGGTGATGCTGACCGGCGACCCGGTTCGTATGTACCTTAAGGAGATCGGTAAGGTCGACCTGCTGACCGCTTCCGAAGAGGTCGATCTGGCCATGAAGATCGAGGCCGGCCTTGACGCCACCGAGAAGCTCGAGGCTGCCGAGGCGGGCGAGATCGAGCTCACCCGCGTCGAGATGCGTCGCCTGACCCGTATCGAGAACGTGGGTCTCGAGGCCAAGCAGGCGCTCATCAGCGCCAACCTGCGCCTGGTCGTCTCCATCGCCAAGCGCTATGTCGGTCGCGGCATGCTGTTCCTGGACCTGATCCAGGAGGGCAACCTCGGTCTGATTCGCGCCGTCGAGAAGTTCGACTACCAGAAGGGCTTTAAGTTCTCCACGTACGCCACATGGTGGATCCGTCAGGCCATCACGCGTGCTATCGCCGACCAGGCCCGTACCATCCGTATTCCCGTGCACATGGTCGAGACCATCAACAAGCTCGTCCGCGTGCAGCGCCAGCTTCTTCAGGACCTGGGTCGCGACCCGACCCCCGAGGAGATCGGTGCCGAGATGGACATGAGTGCCGACCGCGTCCGCGAGATCCAGAAGATCTCGCAGGAGCCCGTGTCGCTCGAGACCCCCATCGGCGAGGAAGAGGATTCCCAGCTGGGCGACTTCATCGAGGACTCCCAGGCTATCGTTCCGCCCGATGCCGCCAGCTTCTCCATGCTGCAGGAGCAGCTCACCCAGGTGCTCGACTCGCTTGCCGATCGTGAGCGCAAGGTTATCGAGCTACGTTTTGGCCTTGTCGACGGACATCCCCGTACGCTCGAGGAAGTCGGCCGCGAGTTTGGCGTCACGCGCGAGCGCATCCGCCAGATCGAGTCCAAGACTCTGGCCAAGCTCCGCCATCCCAGCCGTTCCAGCAAGCTTAAGGACTACATCGAGTCTTAACCTCGCAAGCAAGAAGCGCCCTCAAGCACATCCGCTTGGGGGCGCTTTCATGTAGTCATTGGGGACGTCCCCAATGACTAGGTCGGAAAAATTCTCAAAAAAGTTCTTGCCCTAAGCTGATTCGTCCGTATAATAAACTTCGTTGCTTGAGAGCACGCACCTATTCCTCGGTAGCTCAATGGTAGAGCACGCGGCTGTTAACCGCGCTGTTGTAGGTTCGAGTCCTACCCGGGGAGCCAGATTTTTCAGCCCATTCCGTTGGGCTTTTAAATTCCTCGGTAGCTCAATGGTAGAGCACGCGGCTGTTAACCGCGCTGTTGTAGGTTCGAGTCCTACCCGGGGAGCCAGGTTGTAAAACCCGTCGCT
Proteins encoded:
- the rpoD gene encoding RNA polymerase sigma factor RpoD → MPKKSESTGTGLESYVAKLMGNGSNRTSVTEDEIQVALKDIDVSDEQLNAVYSALRNSGIQIISASGNDDAPMDVDDDDNDSDTDDFDDDEHDSGSLDDHELKMARQADAEMGSSKSKKKRTVRTSRSRSRVRGIDASTVMLTGDPVRMYLKEIGKVDLLTASEEVDLAMKIEAGLDATEKLEAAEAGEIELTRVEMRRLTRIENVGLEAKQALISANLRLVVSIAKRYVGRGMLFLDLIQEGNLGLIRAVEKFDYQKGFKFSTYATWWIRQAITRAIADQARTIRIPVHMVETINKLVRVQRQLLQDLGRDPTPEEIGAEMDMSADRVREIQKISQEPVSLETPIGEEEDSQLGDFIEDSQAIVPPDAASFSMLQEQLTQVLDSLADRERKVIELRFGLVDGHPRTLEEVGREFGVTRERIRQIESKTLAKLRHPSRSSKLKDYIES
- a CDS encoding DHHA1 domain-containing protein → MTNSADLASCESADIKRRILELIEGASSIAISGHTSPDGDALGSVLGLGLSLMKVFPDKDIALLLADDDPVPRIYRFMEGADLLVPASAYTGNPDLFISVDVPVVERLNNSAEVLRRSAHVACFDHHPAREEFAEVSLRCVNAAACAMIIDRFLADCGITASDSIATCLLCGLVTDTGRFQYQNADAAAFHAASRLVAHGADPARVALEVYQSMRVEFLHLKSIVMGRIKTVARGRVAYSYAYESDLKECGVTSDECDGLVDVVRSVMGVEVCLFLKGIEGDTKVRGNLRSKGDLDVSEIAANFGGGGHHAAAGFTNAGTISETLTAALPMLAELVGEDPASVTVEL
- the infB gene encoding translation initiation factor IF-2, whose translation is MAKVRVSTLAKEFGMTSKELMGHLTEMKIPAKSASSALEDAYVAMVRKQLASVIEARAKEVEAAKQAEEEAAAAEEAARAAEAERERIAAEKAREEERRQFAAAQAAEEAARAEAEAKKKAEQERLAREKEEAAREAQRRAVPASDSGSRFRSLLDQIAAQETVLKEKKDAEEKAKAERASERGNRRGGNNDRRGGRRNDRNASDSNSERNASESRPHSHRTNASNNVAAGMDFPNPDKQGKGKKRKGGHGNDEDHYSRMAREAEEYSREKVLEEARAAVEEASRESTGRRKKRKEKREREAAKAQEERKIEEALAQGVNPEELDAIKVSQGVTVQELAEALDVPANDIIKRLFLLGSPLTMTQSMSDDLVELVADDLGRQIKIITPEEENTFSFYDDPADLKPRAPVVTVMGHVDHGKTSLLDAIRHTGVAAGEAGGITQAIGASQVMINDRKITFIDTPGHATFTAMRARGAKVTDIVILIVAADDGVMPQTIESINHAKAAGVPIVVAVNKIDKPGANPDRVRQELTEYGIIPEEWGGQNMFVNISAKQKIGIDDLLETVLLQADVLELKANPDTFASGNVLEAKLDKGRGSVATVLVTRGTLHVGDTLVAGLTYGRVRAMLDPKGNAVTEAGPSDAVEILGLQSVPNAGDEFRVFEDEREARALADERSLKARIEEQSRVKHVTLENLFETIADAEVKELNLIIKADVQGSIEALQDSLDKMDQSEVRINTIHSAVGAINETDVVLADASNAIIIGFGVRPDGKARSAAEREGVEIRCYDVIYKCLEELDAARIGMLKPTEVEVSTGTATVLDTFKVPKVGIAAGVRVEEGEIAATDSVRLVRDGIVVFNGKIASMRHYKDEAKSLKSGSEGGIGLENFQDIKPGDQIEGYRIDQVARTE
- the ribF gene encoding riboflavin biosynthesis protein RibF, giving the protein MMLASHELARIFFAGESDEARIVAADAFDDCACLGAASIAIGVFDGVHRGHRELIDAVVRDARDHGCKAVVVTFDPDPDVVVSPTPAQKLMTTADRLHALALTGVDAVVAVPFTPAVAALDHVGFLKLLSRVVDIRSIRVGSDFRLGRGGASGVAEMQAWGAERGVDVYGHELLCVDGQTICATRIRQELRRGHVELAAELLGRPYMLRGIVAGGRHQGSDMGFPTANIQVPEGIQVPADGVYEGLVLVDDTVWPAAVNVGLPPTYADDAASAHLEANLIGYAGDLYGASVSLAFTRWLRPSRVFDSLDELIATVEGNIDDIRHHLGEQGVSIRD
- the dnaG gene encoding DNA primase — protein: MISDEEKDQVRAASDLVAIVQETVELKPRGHEFWGCCPFHGEKTPSFHIIPATQVWHCFGCGEGGDVFTYIMKRENLSFPESIRYLADRAGIELHDTGAYRERGTKRARIYDLCAETAQFYHTMLMRGKDSRPREYFASRGMGGDVCRRYCLGFAPGRNALVSHLSQADFTPQEMIDANVAVSRGRGQLADRFYDRVMFPIFDEQGHNIAFGGRIMGDGQPKYLNTAETSVFHKKRNLYGFNWAKEFIVAQDTAIVVEGYTDCIACWEAGIKNVVATLGTALTEHHVKTLTRFAKRIVYMFDGDAAGQKAARRAIQFIEQDSMDLRCVVLPDGNDPMEFITAHGGEALQARIDAAEPLMDFVYRSLQESSDISTPGGRAKALEDALTLIYPLRNSYMIDTYFIQIADLLGLDLETVRSSSGRVFRDVAKREDAERRREQNYERQRAQTERAGSAGVRASGSQGVSRGVWASGVTPPVSAPVEEEPYDYVPLEAYGAAPAEVVDDMPPIDVPAGMDGAAPAADASGASAPTMPIVLTDLERKSLAGERELLTMLTSYPDLFRTYADRICSIEWVDPRHESIAWAVLATPPGTDPTACMDAARAVCPEAASLVSAGRISSTSKHPTETNIVFMLDTLELYTIKRRMRAAQAKLRQDRSLDDEARRVLTMQAMQDSQRQRELQKSIGGVADPFRLIGLETTGADQA
- the truB gene encoding tRNA pseudouridine(55) synthase TruB, translated to MARRTPSQLNMLLAVDKPVGCTSHDVVSQCRRALHERRVGHAGTLDPMASGVMVVGVGQATRLLGMLTLDTKSYVADISFGVETNTDDAEGEAVRTVPIAADLRDPAYARERLCAMLGPQMQVPPAFSAISVNGVRAYKSAREGNAVSLPPRPVEVYSANLIAVSGEGEACVWTVAFSVSKGTYIRALARDLGRACDNAAHISALRRTASGVVSIGACHAVEELSAESAAGFALDPIAALGATRVDLPGDLADDLLCGRRIPIERALASFDASKAPFALVLDGGLKALARIEGGRFVMEHVFPQAIGGVR
- the rbfA gene encoding 30S ribosome-binding factor RbfA; this translates as MKQTQATRRLGEQLREKLGYILLFEVSDPRLDLVTLTAVEVAVDRSFARVYVSCDASRYDEVMEALASAKGRIRSLLARSLDWRVTPELDFRIDRSTDEAERITRALENVPATLAIEKDEDGYPIADAAQEAALDD